One region of Glycine max cultivar Williams 82 chromosome 9, Glycine_max_v4.0, whole genome shotgun sequence genomic DNA includes:
- the LOC100791216 gene encoding cleavage factor CFIM-25-like protein isoform X1, whose product MGEEEEEEVSVTALHHPNSGNDDQSLEFDIYPLSSYYFGSKDAVPSKDLTLVDRVLRMKSNYAASGIRTCVEAVLLVELFKHPHLLLLQIRNSIYKLPGGRLRPGESDTDGLKRKLARKLSVNEDGDGSEWEVGECLGMWWRPDFETLMYPFIPPNVKKPKECTKVFLVKLPESRKFIVPKNMRVLAVPLCQVHENHKGEGTKALLVRILSSCRVQTPDTDLKNAWASDLDNAKRRVSTDFDGLERRSLMLRREVMLIELVAMEAVFGSNFLEID is encoded by the exons AtgggggaagaagaagaagaagaagtgagCGTCACCGCTTTGCATCATCCAAACAGCGGAAACGATGATCAGAGCCTCGAATTCGATATATATCCTTTGAGCAGTTACTATTTTGGATCCAAAGATGCTGTTCCCTCCAAAGACCTCACCTTAGTTGATCGTGTTCTCAGGATGAAGTCCAA CTATGCTGCCAGTGGAATACGAACCTGCGTGGAAGCTGTCTTACTG GTTGAATTGTTCAAACATCCTCATTTGTTGCTGTTGCAAATAAGAAATTCCATATATAAACTTCCTGGTGGCCGATTAAGGCCAGGTGAATCAG ATACTGATGGGTTGAAGCGTAAGCTGGCAAGGAAGCTCTCTGTGAATGAAGATGGGGACGGGTCAGAATGGGAG GTGGGTGAATGCCTTGGAATGTGGTGGAGGCCTGATTTTGAAACATTAATGTATCCCTTCATTCCACCTAATGTAAAAAAGCCAAAG GAGTGTACCAAAGTCTTCCTTGTGAAGCTGCCAGAGAGTAGAAAGTTCATTGTGCCTAAAAACATGAGGGTGCTTGCAGTTCCGTTGTGCCAAGTTCATGAAAATCACAAG GGTGAAGGGACTAAGGCTTTGCTCGTTAGAATCCTCTCCTCATGTCGCGTCCAGACTCCAGACACAGACTT AAAGAATGCTTGGGCTTCTGATCTTGACAATGCCAAAAGGAGAGTCTCGACTGATTTTGACGGTTTAGAGAGGAGATCACTGATGCTGCGAAGGGAAGTAATGTTAATAGAGTTGGTTGCAATGGAGGCTGTTTTTGGATCGAACTTCTTAGAGATAGACTAG
- the LOC100791216 gene encoding cleavage factor CFIM-25-like protein isoform X2 yields MGEEEEEEVSVTALHHPNSGNDDQSLEFDIYPLSSYYFGSKDAVPSKDLTLVDRVLRMKSNYAASGIRTCVEAVLLVELFKHPHLLLLQIRNSIYKLPGGRLRPGESDTDGLKRKLARKLSVNEDGDGSEWEVGECLGMWWRPDFETLMYPFIPPNVKKPKECTKVFLVKLPESRKFIVPKNMRVLAVPLCQVHENHKGEGTKALLVRILSSCRVQTPDTDLYDHSTRKKDPVMLERMLGLLILTMPKGESRLILTV; encoded by the exons AtgggggaagaagaagaagaagaagtgagCGTCACCGCTTTGCATCATCCAAACAGCGGAAACGATGATCAGAGCCTCGAATTCGATATATATCCTTTGAGCAGTTACTATTTTGGATCCAAAGATGCTGTTCCCTCCAAAGACCTCACCTTAGTTGATCGTGTTCTCAGGATGAAGTCCAA CTATGCTGCCAGTGGAATACGAACCTGCGTGGAAGCTGTCTTACTG GTTGAATTGTTCAAACATCCTCATTTGTTGCTGTTGCAAATAAGAAATTCCATATATAAACTTCCTGGTGGCCGATTAAGGCCAGGTGAATCAG ATACTGATGGGTTGAAGCGTAAGCTGGCAAGGAAGCTCTCTGTGAATGAAGATGGGGACGGGTCAGAATGGGAG GTGGGTGAATGCCTTGGAATGTGGTGGAGGCCTGATTTTGAAACATTAATGTATCCCTTCATTCCACCTAATGTAAAAAAGCCAAAG GAGTGTACCAAAGTCTTCCTTGTGAAGCTGCCAGAGAGTAGAAAGTTCATTGTGCCTAAAAACATGAGGGTGCTTGCAGTTCCGTTGTGCCAAGTTCATGAAAATCACAAG GGTGAAGGGACTAAGGCTTTGCTCGTTAGAATCCTCTCCTCATGTCGCGTCCAGACTCCAGACACAGACTT ATATGATCATTCAACAAGAAAA AAGGATCCTGTGATGCTAGAAAGAATGCTTGGGCTTCTGATCTTGACAATGCCAAAAGGAGAGTCTCGACTGATTTTGACGGTTTAG
- the LOC100791216 gene encoding cleavage factor CFIM-25-like protein isoform X3, with amino-acid sequence MGEEEEEEVSVTALHHPNSGNDDQSLEFDIYPLSSYYFGSKDAVPSKDLTLVDRVLRMKSNYAASGIRTCVEAVLLVELFKHPHLLLLQIRNSIYKLPGGRLRPGESDTDGLKRKLARKLSVNEDGDGSEWEVGECLGMWWRPDFETLMYPFIPPNVKKPKECTKVFLVKLPESRKFIVPKNMRVLAVPLCQVHENHKGEGTKALLVRILSSCRVQTPDTDLYDHSTRKDPVMLERMLGLLILTMPKGESRLILTV; translated from the exons AtgggggaagaagaagaagaagaagtgagCGTCACCGCTTTGCATCATCCAAACAGCGGAAACGATGATCAGAGCCTCGAATTCGATATATATCCTTTGAGCAGTTACTATTTTGGATCCAAAGATGCTGTTCCCTCCAAAGACCTCACCTTAGTTGATCGTGTTCTCAGGATGAAGTCCAA CTATGCTGCCAGTGGAATACGAACCTGCGTGGAAGCTGTCTTACTG GTTGAATTGTTCAAACATCCTCATTTGTTGCTGTTGCAAATAAGAAATTCCATATATAAACTTCCTGGTGGCCGATTAAGGCCAGGTGAATCAG ATACTGATGGGTTGAAGCGTAAGCTGGCAAGGAAGCTCTCTGTGAATGAAGATGGGGACGGGTCAGAATGGGAG GTGGGTGAATGCCTTGGAATGTGGTGGAGGCCTGATTTTGAAACATTAATGTATCCCTTCATTCCACCTAATGTAAAAAAGCCAAAG GAGTGTACCAAAGTCTTCCTTGTGAAGCTGCCAGAGAGTAGAAAGTTCATTGTGCCTAAAAACATGAGGGTGCTTGCAGTTCCGTTGTGCCAAGTTCATGAAAATCACAAG GGTGAAGGGACTAAGGCTTTGCTCGTTAGAATCCTCTCCTCATGTCGCGTCCAGACTCCAGACACAGACTT ATATGATCATTCAACAAGAAAA GATCCTGTGATGCTAGAAAGAATGCTTGGGCTTCTGATCTTGACAATGCCAAAAGGAGAGTCTCGACTGATTTTGACGGTTTAG
- the LOC100791216 gene encoding cleavage factor CFIM-25-like protein isoform X5 — MGEEEEEEVSVTALHHPNSGNDDQSLEFDIYPLSSYYFGSKDAVPSKDLTLVDRVLRMKSNYAASGIRTCVEAVLLVELFKHPHLLLLQIRNSIYKLPGGRLRPGESDTDGLKRKLARKLSVNEDGDGSEWEVGECLGMWWRPDFETLMYPFIPPNVKKPKECTKVFLVKLPESRKFIVPKNMRVLAVPLCQVHENHKGEGTKALLVRILSSCRVQTPDTDLYDHSTRKKECLGF; from the exons AtgggggaagaagaagaagaagaagtgagCGTCACCGCTTTGCATCATCCAAACAGCGGAAACGATGATCAGAGCCTCGAATTCGATATATATCCTTTGAGCAGTTACTATTTTGGATCCAAAGATGCTGTTCCCTCCAAAGACCTCACCTTAGTTGATCGTGTTCTCAGGATGAAGTCCAA CTATGCTGCCAGTGGAATACGAACCTGCGTGGAAGCTGTCTTACTG GTTGAATTGTTCAAACATCCTCATTTGTTGCTGTTGCAAATAAGAAATTCCATATATAAACTTCCTGGTGGCCGATTAAGGCCAGGTGAATCAG ATACTGATGGGTTGAAGCGTAAGCTGGCAAGGAAGCTCTCTGTGAATGAAGATGGGGACGGGTCAGAATGGGAG GTGGGTGAATGCCTTGGAATGTGGTGGAGGCCTGATTTTGAAACATTAATGTATCCCTTCATTCCACCTAATGTAAAAAAGCCAAAG GAGTGTACCAAAGTCTTCCTTGTGAAGCTGCCAGAGAGTAGAAAGTTCATTGTGCCTAAAAACATGAGGGTGCTTGCAGTTCCGTTGTGCCAAGTTCATGAAAATCACAAG GGTGAAGGGACTAAGGCTTTGCTCGTTAGAATCCTCTCCTCATGTCGCGTCCAGACTCCAGACACAGACTT ATATGATCATTCAACAAGAAAA AAAGAATGCTTGGGCTTCTGA
- the LOC100791216 gene encoding cleavage factor CFIM-25-like protein isoform X8, protein MGEEEEEEVSVTALHHPNSGNDDQSLEFDIYPLSSYYFGSKDAVPSKDLTLVDRVLRMKSNYAASGIRTCVEAVLLVELFKHPHLLLLQIRNSIYKLPGGRLRPGESDTDGLKRKLARKLSVNEDGDGSEWEVGECLGMWWRPDFETLMYPFIPPNVKKPKECTKVFLVKLPESRKFIVPKNMRVLAVPLCQVHENHKGEGTKALLVRILSSCRVQTPDTDLIL, encoded by the exons AtgggggaagaagaagaagaagaagtgagCGTCACCGCTTTGCATCATCCAAACAGCGGAAACGATGATCAGAGCCTCGAATTCGATATATATCCTTTGAGCAGTTACTATTTTGGATCCAAAGATGCTGTTCCCTCCAAAGACCTCACCTTAGTTGATCGTGTTCTCAGGATGAAGTCCAA CTATGCTGCCAGTGGAATACGAACCTGCGTGGAAGCTGTCTTACTG GTTGAATTGTTCAAACATCCTCATTTGTTGCTGTTGCAAATAAGAAATTCCATATATAAACTTCCTGGTGGCCGATTAAGGCCAGGTGAATCAG ATACTGATGGGTTGAAGCGTAAGCTGGCAAGGAAGCTCTCTGTGAATGAAGATGGGGACGGGTCAGAATGGGAG GTGGGTGAATGCCTTGGAATGTGGTGGAGGCCTGATTTTGAAACATTAATGTATCCCTTCATTCCACCTAATGTAAAAAAGCCAAAG GAGTGTACCAAAGTCTTCCTTGTGAAGCTGCCAGAGAGTAGAAAGTTCATTGTGCCTAAAAACATGAGGGTGCTTGCAGTTCCGTTGTGCCAAGTTCATGAAAATCACAAG GGTGAAGGGACTAAGGCTTTGCTCGTTAGAATCCTCTCCTCATGTCGCGTCCAGACTCCAGACACAGACTT GATCCTGTGA
- the LOC100791216 gene encoding cleavage factor CFIM-25-like protein isoform X7, which yields MGEEEEEEVSVTALHHPNSGNDDQSLEFDIYPLSSYYFGSKDAVPSKDLTLVDRVLRMKSNYAASGIRTCVEAVLLVELFKHPHLLLLQIRNSIYKLPGGRLRPGESDTDGLKRKLARKLSVNEDGDGSEWEVGECLGMWWRPDFETLMYPFIPPNVKKPKECTKVFLVKLPESRKFIVPKNMRVLAVPLCQVHENHKGEGTKALLVRILSSCRVQTPDTDLRIL from the exons AtgggggaagaagaagaagaagaagtgagCGTCACCGCTTTGCATCATCCAAACAGCGGAAACGATGATCAGAGCCTCGAATTCGATATATATCCTTTGAGCAGTTACTATTTTGGATCCAAAGATGCTGTTCCCTCCAAAGACCTCACCTTAGTTGATCGTGTTCTCAGGATGAAGTCCAA CTATGCTGCCAGTGGAATACGAACCTGCGTGGAAGCTGTCTTACTG GTTGAATTGTTCAAACATCCTCATTTGTTGCTGTTGCAAATAAGAAATTCCATATATAAACTTCCTGGTGGCCGATTAAGGCCAGGTGAATCAG ATACTGATGGGTTGAAGCGTAAGCTGGCAAGGAAGCTCTCTGTGAATGAAGATGGGGACGGGTCAGAATGGGAG GTGGGTGAATGCCTTGGAATGTGGTGGAGGCCTGATTTTGAAACATTAATGTATCCCTTCATTCCACCTAATGTAAAAAAGCCAAAG GAGTGTACCAAAGTCTTCCTTGTGAAGCTGCCAGAGAGTAGAAAGTTCATTGTGCCTAAAAACATGAGGGTGCTTGCAGTTCCGTTGTGCCAAGTTCATGAAAATCACAAG GGTGAAGGGACTAAGGCTTTGCTCGTTAGAATCCTCTCCTCATGTCGCGTCCAGACTCCAGACACAGACTT AAGGATCCTGTGA
- the LOC100791216 gene encoding cleavage factor CFIM-25-like protein isoform X6, whose product MGEEEEEEVSVTALHHPNSGNDDQSLEFDIYPLSSYYFGSKDAVPSKDLTLVDRVLRMKSNYAASGIRTCVEAVLLVELFKHPHLLLLQIRNSIYKLPGGRLRPGESDTDGLKRKLARKLSVNEDGDGSEWEVGECLGMWWRPDFETLMYPFIPPNVKKPKECTKVFLVKLPESRKFIVPKNMRVLAVPLCQVHENHKGEGTKALLVRILSSCRVQTPDTDLFWHLKWCFEC is encoded by the exons AtgggggaagaagaagaagaagaagtgagCGTCACCGCTTTGCATCATCCAAACAGCGGAAACGATGATCAGAGCCTCGAATTCGATATATATCCTTTGAGCAGTTACTATTTTGGATCCAAAGATGCTGTTCCCTCCAAAGACCTCACCTTAGTTGATCGTGTTCTCAGGATGAAGTCCAA CTATGCTGCCAGTGGAATACGAACCTGCGTGGAAGCTGTCTTACTG GTTGAATTGTTCAAACATCCTCATTTGTTGCTGTTGCAAATAAGAAATTCCATATATAAACTTCCTGGTGGCCGATTAAGGCCAGGTGAATCAG ATACTGATGGGTTGAAGCGTAAGCTGGCAAGGAAGCTCTCTGTGAATGAAGATGGGGACGGGTCAGAATGGGAG GTGGGTGAATGCCTTGGAATGTGGTGGAGGCCTGATTTTGAAACATTAATGTATCCCTTCATTCCACCTAATGTAAAAAAGCCAAAG GAGTGTACCAAAGTCTTCCTTGTGAAGCTGCCAGAGAGTAGAAAGTTCATTGTGCCTAAAAACATGAGGGTGCTTGCAGTTCCGTTGTGCCAAGTTCATGAAAATCACAAG GGTGAAGGGACTAAGGCTTTGCTCGTTAGAATCCTCTCCTCATGTCGCGTCCAGACTCCAGACACAGACTT GTTTTGGCACTTGAAATGGTGTTTTGAATGCTAG
- the LOC100791216 gene encoding cleavage factor CFIM-25-like protein isoform X4 produces MGEEEEEEVSVTALHHPNSGNDDQSLEFDIYPLSSYYFGSKDAVPSKDLTLVDRVLRMKSNYAASGIRTCVEAVLLVELFKHPHLLLLQIRNSIYKLPGGRLRPGESDTDGLKRKLARKLSVNEDGDGSEWEVGECLGMWWRPDFETLMYPFIPPNVKKPKECTKVFLVKLPESRKFIVPKNMRVLAVPLCQVHENHKGEGTKALLVRILSSCRVQTPDTDLYDHSTRKVCIHLL; encoded by the exons AtgggggaagaagaagaagaagaagtgagCGTCACCGCTTTGCATCATCCAAACAGCGGAAACGATGATCAGAGCCTCGAATTCGATATATATCCTTTGAGCAGTTACTATTTTGGATCCAAAGATGCTGTTCCCTCCAAAGACCTCACCTTAGTTGATCGTGTTCTCAGGATGAAGTCCAA CTATGCTGCCAGTGGAATACGAACCTGCGTGGAAGCTGTCTTACTG GTTGAATTGTTCAAACATCCTCATTTGTTGCTGTTGCAAATAAGAAATTCCATATATAAACTTCCTGGTGGCCGATTAAGGCCAGGTGAATCAG ATACTGATGGGTTGAAGCGTAAGCTGGCAAGGAAGCTCTCTGTGAATGAAGATGGGGACGGGTCAGAATGGGAG GTGGGTGAATGCCTTGGAATGTGGTGGAGGCCTGATTTTGAAACATTAATGTATCCCTTCATTCCACCTAATGTAAAAAAGCCAAAG GAGTGTACCAAAGTCTTCCTTGTGAAGCTGCCAGAGAGTAGAAAGTTCATTGTGCCTAAAAACATGAGGGTGCTTGCAGTTCCGTTGTGCCAAGTTCATGAAAATCACAAG GGTGAAGGGACTAAGGCTTTGCTCGTTAGAATCCTCTCCTCATGTCGCGTCCAGACTCCAGACACAGACTT ATATGATCATTCAACAAGAAAAGTATGCATTCATCTCCTTTAA
- the LOC100791216 gene encoding cleavage factor CFIM-25-like protein, with translation MGEEEEEEVSVTALHHPNSGNDDQSLEFDIYPLSSYYFGSKDAVPSKDLTLVDRVLRMKSNYAASGIRTCVEAVLLVELFKHPHLLLLQIRNSIYKLPGGRLRPGESDTDGLKRKLARKLSVNEDGDGSEWEVGECLGMWWRPDFETLMYPFIPPNVKKPKECTKVFLVKLPESRKFIVPKNMRVLAVPLCQVHENHKTYGQIISGVPQLLSKFSFNMIES, from the exons AtgggggaagaagaagaagaagaagtgagCGTCACCGCTTTGCATCATCCAAACAGCGGAAACGATGATCAGAGCCTCGAATTCGATATATATCCTTTGAGCAGTTACTATTTTGGATCCAAAGATGCTGTTCCCTCCAAAGACCTCACCTTAGTTGATCGTGTTCTCAGGATGAAGTCCAA CTATGCTGCCAGTGGAATACGAACCTGCGTGGAAGCTGTCTTACTG GTTGAATTGTTCAAACATCCTCATTTGTTGCTGTTGCAAATAAGAAATTCCATATATAAACTTCCTGGTGGCCGATTAAGGCCAGGTGAATCAG ATACTGATGGGTTGAAGCGTAAGCTGGCAAGGAAGCTCTCTGTGAATGAAGATGGGGACGGGTCAGAATGGGAG GTGGGTGAATGCCTTGGAATGTGGTGGAGGCCTGATTTTGAAACATTAATGTATCCCTTCATTCCACCTAATGTAAAAAAGCCAAAG GAGTGTACCAAAGTCTTCCTTGTGAAGCTGCCAGAGAGTAGAAAGTTCATTGTGCCTAAAAACATGAGGGTGCTTGCAGTTCCGTTGTGCCAAGTTCATGAAAATCACAAG ACATATGGGCAAATTATATCAGGGGTCCCACAGCTGCTGTCAAAATTCTCTTTCAACATGATAGAATCTTGA